One window from the genome of Cardiocondyla obscurior isolate alpha-2009 linkage group LG04, Cobs3.1, whole genome shotgun sequence encodes:
- the LOC139101703 gene encoding UPF0547 protein C16orf87 — translation MAKTKTISKGCPKCEQQVPVACKACPCGHSFFNARRNSIKSPPSPDGGVMKTRRTNRIKREKPNYYDALEYDKQMKKSAKIRRTTDNVNDIDCRQLNKKKKRKGKGKGKSGSNNGMNDDDDEMDGINGLSPEKQLTCSLILQELNNKMRVVAWKPT, via the exons ATGGCCAAGACTAAAACGATTAGTAAAGGATGCCCGAAATGCGAACAGCAG GTACCCGTTGCTTGCAAAGCTTGTCCTTGTGGACACTCTTTTTTCAATGCACGACGCAACTCTATCAAAAGCCCACCCAGTCCTGATGGTGGAGTCATGAAGACAAGAAGAACAAATCGTATTAAACGTGAGAAGCCAAATTATTATGATGCTTTGGAATACGATAAACAAATGAAAAAAAGTGCAAAG ATCAGACGAACCACTGACAATGTGAATGACATTGATTGTCGGCaattgaataaaaagaaaaaacgaaaaggtAAAGGAAAAGGCAAAAGTGGCAGTAATAATGGTATgaatgacgatgacgatgaaaTGGATGGAATCAATGGATTATCTCCTGAAAAGCAGCTCACTTGTTCTCTTATATTGCAAGAACTGAACAACAAAATGAGAGTGGTAGCATGGAAGCCTACGTGA
- the LOC139101693 gene encoding uncharacterized protein, whose translation MQESNISDEVQLVELDSSDDDKALIQDLKSFTELSDSSIYSDEDKEYHPLDQSFEKVKRRNDDELKNNFTNAFIYCKNLFEMEDLITDEPPEYMSDASIAMGEEFFKEIMYMLEDRKVVTEENLIFTKHKINKKKFEEPGENSEDVDCIERRQSFTSYENVPLFYKKKVVAIAEKHPRWTLETFQKKGYNRLKSKNMLRLWIEDVKQGGTHIDKWRHIETRTFEFFQEAKENFEQVTTRTLQQWAMAIALPFLTNKFNFSASRSWAERFKSKYKIRSRKMTKYVSNKEYDSSWEEVLRESERFQAKIKAIMLEFDFNFIINTSQMEFQHQMLIAPVLKTFPLKRKLQEEYENTYFYTLQFSITASGKMLPVVFLCMREPTGKFNFATKKKINKLMSYYKNVFVTCSKSGKMTNLSYINYLKYCLSPYVEKNKFLLLVDSLGSQPVDTYDEIFEDELD comes from the exons ATGCAGGAATCAAATATAAGCGATGAAGTGCAGCTTGTGGAGTTGGACAGCAGTGATGATGATAAAGCACTTATTCAAGACTTAAAAAGTTTCACAGAATTATCAGATTCAAGTATTTATAGTGATGAAGACAAAGAATATCATCCTCTGGACCAAAGTTTCGAAAAAGTAAAGAGGAGGAACGACGACGAATTgaagaataattttactaatgcttttatttattgtaagaACCTGTTCGAAATGGAGGATTTAATAACCGACGAGCCACCAGAGTATATGTCAGATGCATCCATCGCTATGGGCGAGGAgttctttaaagaaataatgtatatGCTGGAAGATCGAAAAGTTGTAacagaagaaaatttaatatttaccaagcataaaattaataaaaaaaaatttgaggag CCTGGAGAAAATTCTGAGGATGTAGATTGTATAGAAAGACGACAATCTTTTACTTCATATGAGAACGTTCCATtgttttacaagaaaaaagtGGTTGCCATTGCGGAAAAGCATCCACGATGGACATTAGAgacttttcaaaaaaaaggctataatcgattaaaaagcaaaaatatgcTACGGTTGTGGATAGAAGACGTGAAGCAAGGTGGGACACATATTGATAAGTGGAGACACATCGAAACGCGGACCTTTGAATTTTTTCAAGAAGCAAAAGAGAATTTTGAACAg GTCACAACAAGAACTTTACAACAGTGGGCGATGGCGATAGCTCTTCCATTTTTAactaacaaatttaatttttccgcgagcCGCAGTTGGGCCGAGcgatttaaaagtaaatacaaaattaGATCGAGGAAAATGACAAAATATGTAAGTAATAAAGAATACGATTCTTCTTGGGAAGAAGTCTTGAGGGAATCTGAACGATTTCAAGCGaaaattaaagcaattatgctcgaatttgattttaattttattattaacacgAGTCAGATGGAATTTCAGCATCAAATGTTAATTGCACCAGTGTTAAAAACCTTTCCCTTAAAACGAAAGCTACAAGAAGAATATGAgaatacttatttttataccttACAATTTTCTATAACAGCGTCGGGAAAGATGCTACCTGTTGTCTTTCTGTGCATGCGGGAACCGACAGGGaagtttaattttgcaacaaaaaagaaaataaataaattaatgagttattataaaaatgtctttGTTACGTGCTCTAAATCAGGCAAAATGACAAATTtgtcgtatataaattatctgaAATACTGTCTGTCTCCGTAtgtagagaaaaataaatttttattattagtagATTCGCTAGGAAGCCAACCTGTTGACACATATGATGAGATCTTTGAAGATGAGCTAG ATTAA
- the Metrn gene encoding meteorin: MEKRAAIAALVLACVSAYAYEHTAADQCDWSGSGGGEGGGVRPVYLRCTRGTVLWRYPRDALRVVFSFPSSFSGTNSSDYLGFRACVKISGPVRVFLEASGKLRQIYSPSDGKHELSHRCFRSRKYTAALYMEAEDDYSFKRAKVKLQYDLEPSSVKGGTLRVPDEEEECRPCTMDELAKAYCQSDLVAKGTVTAVEQNFELDTSELILRATKILRYVPQEAEGNEIDVTASLKKSTRVRVPMACDARHGHGEFVIMAKRRLGDLTLVCAPRLETWMEIVREMDNAPCVLHS; this comes from the exons ATGGAGAAACGCGCGGCGATCGCAGCCCTCGTTCTTGCCTGCGTGAGCGCGTACGCTTATGAGCATACCGCTGCAGATCAGTGCGACTGGTCCGGAag tggAGGAGGAGAAGGCGGTGGTGTGCGACCAGTATATCTGCGCTGTACCCGGGGAACTGTTCTGTGGCGTTATCCACGTGATGCCTTGAGAGTGGTTTTCTCCTTTCCAAGCTCCTTCTCCGGGACTAATTCCAGTGACTACCTGGGTTTTCGTGCCTGTGTTAAGATTTCTGGACCCGTTCGGGTATTTTTAGAAGCCAGTGGTAAGCTGCGGCAAATCTACTCTCCATCAGATGGCAAGCACGAGCTCTCACACCGATGCTTTCGGTCGCGGAAGTACACGGCTGCACTTTACATGGAAGCAGAGGAcgattattcttttaaaagagCCAAAGTCAAGTTGCAGTATGATCTGGAGCCAAGCTCAGTGAAGGGAGGCACGCTGCGCGTGCCGGACGAAGAGGAGGAATGCAGACCTTGTACAATGGATGAATTAGCAAAGGCCTACTGCCAGAGTGATTTGGTTGCTAAGGGTACCGTCACTGCCGTGGAGCAAAATTTCGAATTGGACACTTCTGAATTGATACTCAGAGCCACCAAGATTCTTCGCTACGTGCCTCAAGAAGCCGAG GGTAATGAAATTGATGTGACGGCATCTTTAAAGAAAAGCACACGTGTGAGAGTACCAATGGCATGTGATGCACGACACGGTCACGGTGAATTTGTGATAATGGCCAAACGACGCCTCGGAGATCTTACATTAGTATGCGCGCCTAGACTGGAAACGTGGATGGAAATTGTACGTGAAATGGATAACGCGCCTTGCGTTCTTCACAGTTAG